A region of the Melospiza georgiana isolate bMelGeo1 chromosome Z, bMelGeo1.pri, whole genome shotgun sequence genome:
GCTCCTTTGCGAGCACCCAGGCACTGCTGTCTGGGGAAGTTGCACAAGAAAGGGCTGGCAAGGCACTAATACCAGCATGGCTCTCATTTTCTGCCCTGTCCTGATGCCACCAGTGCTTTGGGATTAGGGAGATGGGTGACAGCACACAGGATGCCTCTGGGAACTCCTTCCCCATGCTGCCAAGTACCCTGGGGAGATGCACCTGCAGACAACCTGCTACTGCCCAAcctgctgcctgcctcaggctctgctgcccggctccacagcagcctctgtgctgcACAAGCGTGTGGGGATTTGCCTCCCCCCATCTGGGCACCCCTTGAACGGGATCTCCATGCATGAGGGATGGAGGAAGCCCCAGgagtgcagccctggcacactgCCCCACTGTCCCAGAGGaatgctgctctcctggctggctGTTTTTGGTGATCCATGACTCCAGCACTGCCTTCTCCCTGCTGAGGGGAACGAGAGAGTGGGCACCTtacacagctctgctttctgcagcagctgcaacttTGGGCTTCTCCCGGGCTGCTCATGGTCCTTGATGTCTGTTTGTCAGGGTCATTGACAGAAACTGGTGGAAGGTCCTGGTGTTACAGCCCAGCTCTCAGGCAGCAGGGCTCTCAAAGGGGTTTGATCCCCACTATCCTTGGTTAGACCCCATGAGGGCTGCCCATTCCATTGGGGCTCCTAGGACACAGCTGGCAtgagcactgggacaggagcTGTCCAAGGAGCTGGAGGTCAGCAAAGAGAGGCTATTAGCAGCGAGTGGTGAAGGATGGCAAGggggaattcctgctgctgggggttGTCCAGGGGGGCTGGAGAGGTGCtggggctctggagcagggtGAGAGGCAGCGACACCACAGACCCATCACAGGAAACTCCAATTAAACAGCGAGGGAAATGTTTTCAACTTGAGGATGTATCAACCACTGAAACAGGTGGCCCAAAGCAGTTATGAAACTACCTTGGTCTCTTCCAGACCGTCCTCTGGTGATTACCTGAAAAATGTCTGACTGTCCTTTCCCCGTAGCAGGACTGGTGTCACACTAGCTGCTCAGGGCTTGGTCCAGTAACAAAGGCCATCTCCTTGAATGGGTTTTATCACCACAGGAATTTCCTGTGGGGTCCTGTTCAGCTCTCTGGGTTCATTTGTATGTGGTCCCCATCTGTCCAGCTATGTCCAGCTGCACAGGGCCGTGTCACGCTGCTGTGGGTTTTCACATCCTTGTCAGCACATTCCTTCAGCTACTCAAGGTCCCCACTCACCCCAGCTTCCCTCAATTTGATATCAGCACCAAAATACGATGGGCTGTGATGTTTTCCCCGGCCCCATTGCAGACTGGCCCTCACACATCCCAGCCCTACAGCTCTATTCAGCTTTGTTCAGCTGGATTCATCCCCAAGGCAGCCGGACACGCATGGGGGCTCAGGGGGAAGGGGTTTGGGCTCACCCTGAGCCACTTCTCACCTACTATTTGTGTTGGTGGTTGGCTTGGAAGCAAATCACCAAATGGGGGAGCAAACCAGGTTGACTCCTTGGTTTCTTTGAAGGCTTGGCCACCTTCCAGGATCCATTTCATGGGAATAAACACCCGACCCTCTGAGAGCAGGTAGTGGCAGGTTGTGAGACTGTGTAGGAAACTGGAGCCCACAAACCCATCCAGCTGTGAAGGGAGTTgtgtctccagcacagcccctaCCTGGCACCCCCCTGTGATGGGCAGCTGGGAACAAGACAGGACGTGTCTGTAAAGGGGGGCTTGCAGCTTCCAGGAATCCCCCACCCTCTACTCGTGCATCACCCAGCCCTTGGCCGGCTGGTGGGCTGCCTGCCAAGCTGTCCAAAAACGAAAGCAAGGAATGCACAGATAAAtaggagcagcctcagcacgAGGCAGCAGTGCGTGTCCTGCTCCCAAGCCTTGCCCTGCTCCCGAGCCTTGCCCTGCTCAGCGCCCCTGGCAGCACCATGGCTCTCcgccccttcctgctgctgctgctgctgctggctgcctcccTGCTCATTGCCCAGGCTCAAggtgaggggcagggagccctcctgcctgcctctgctgggatggGGTGTGGGGGTCCTCACTGGGGTGTGCGCAGGGTGTGGGGTGGTGTTTGTAGGGCCCTGGGGTGTGCAGGTGTGTGtagggctctgtgtgtgtgtgtgcctgtggcaTTGGCTGGCAGGGCTTGCTTGGCTTggagtgtgtctgtgtgcatgtGCCTGGTGAAAAGAGCAGAATAATGTTCAGTGCCTTTGCAAGGTGCTCatctctgcctcagtttccctgccaCCACTCTCAGATGTGGTGTCTCGTATTCCTGGGACCAGGTCTGACCTGGGCACTGGGGTTCACAGCTTCCAAACCAACCCACAGGGCACTGGGGTTCACAGCTTCCAACCCCACGTGGTGCCTAGGATCTCCCTGATCCGTGACACCAAACAAGCCCCGTGCTGTCAGCTCACATTCTGTGCTGAAGGTGTCCTGACTCACTGGCGATCCCAAATCCGACATGCCCTCCTTGCTCACAGGCATTGGAAGCTCAGCCTTGGACTGCTGCCTGAAGAACAAACCTTTGAAGAAGGAGATCCTCGGTGGCGTGGTGACATCCTACCGCCAACAGGGACCCGAGTCGGGCTGTTACCTCCGTTCTGTTGTGTGAGTACCCTGTGGTGGCCAGGACCGCTTGGAACAGTCTGGCTTCAGACAAACCcttccctgtcctccctctgctcctcccccagaaaatctttctgctgctcccccaggctCATCACCAAGAGGAACAGGAAAATCTGTGCCTCTCCCACTGACGACACTGTCCTGAAGTTGATTCAGCAGCTGGACAAGAGGGCCAAGAATGACAAGAACAGGAAGAAGGGGCAGACCCAGCGTCCCAGGGGCAGACCCAAGAAGCAGAGGCGGCAGCGGGTCTAAGTCAGGCCTGAAGAGGTAGGTGACGGGGGTAAGTAGAGTGAGGGTGCTGCACCCCATTCTAGATCCTTCTCTGTGGGAGGGTGGGGTTCAGCTCCTGGTGCAAAGCCTGGGAGAACTGTCAGAGCCACGGCTGGAGCACAGAGGCATTTAGGGAACAACACTTTCCTGGTTTGTGCTTGCCTTGAATTTAAATTTGTTTCTGGATCCGCTGGGATAAGGCAATGCTTGGGATGGGCAGGGTAGGTCACAGTAGGGAATGGCCCAGCTGGGGTGGATGATCTGGCTGAGCCCCTCTCCATCTCACCCCCTCCTGCTTGCCTCTGTCAGGACGGACGCCTTCCCCTGGTGACTGACCCACGGCAATGGCAATGGCAATGGCAATGGATGCACACAAACCACACACCCACCCACCCGCCAGCCCCAGGGCGGGGATGGGGCAGGCTGAGGAGGATTCCCTCTGCCCCACCACCTCTTTGTTGCTGCTATGCCTGACACAGAGATCCCCCAGcacctgcagtgcctgggcGCTCTCAGCAAAGCAGGCACCCAGGTCTTCACTCGTCCCACGGCCAAGTAAGTGGGGACCTGGGCATGGGAGCTGAGCCATGGCCTCCAGAGGGAAGTGGACATGCTTCCCACTCAATGGGAGTTATTTAGCCTAGCAGGACGGATGCTTTTCCTATGacttttttttggggggatattatacatttgtatttatatttgaaAACTGTGCTTTCATTCAGTCTTCCTGAAAGGCTTTACTTCTCTCTCCTTACGCTTCACAAAGTAGCCTTTATGCTGCAGGCTGGATTTTCTGGAaga
Encoded here:
- the LOC131096174 gene encoding C-C motif chemokine 16-like is translated as MALRPFLLLLLLLAASLLIAQAQGIGSSALDCCLKNKPLKKEILGGVVTSYRQQGPESGCYLRSVVLITKRNRKICASPTDDTVLKLIQQLDKRAKNDKNRKKGQTQRPRGRPKKQRRQRV